From the genome of Anopheles moucheti chromosome 3, idAnoMoucSN_F20_07, whole genome shotgun sequence, one region includes:
- the LOC128301454 gene encoding leucine-rich repeats and immunoglobulin-like domains protein 3 has translation MLRLIATILAVGICLSPFGGGAFVTGDGEDDTNFCNFGQRHCPCLGNAIDCSKKNLKTLFPMPRWVDNLDLASNHLSHETISAQLADLRKLQELNLNNNRLQRLPVLRGVRNLTKLFVSNNEIETIDMEALAGLPSLKFLDLSRNAIQEVQYSSFPVKNNLQYLNLNFNKLSTLTKGTFDRLQSLKRLEISSNGLEEVQSLTFQNLNQLKSLKLNNNRIPALMAGVFHGLLAIAILELNNNSITTIRKGGFFNLTSLTNLGLAHNRILEIEQSGWEFTPKLISLDLAYNQLESLDRYTFEELSVLQTLNLQGNRISAIGEGTFNETRSLKTLYLNGNRISWTIEDMRGPFLGLSELERLYLNANEIKSVSRNAFLGLNSLTLLEMSQNNISSIQINAFKDTPRLKNLIMNSTNLICDCKLEWFYHWIKDRKEVFQIDAECIYPIWLRNRLIRDLHPSNFSCYDSPKPHLIDEPKSQLGIRGTNVSLVCTATSIAADPMTFKWKQDNLELPAEQYTIHQINNENGTIGTTELIIPNIQQSGAGKYQCIITNSFGVVYSPKVKITVGTYPRFRKTPSDISVDPGKVARLDCAAMGEPKPQISWEKDGGNDFPAAKERRMHVIPNEGAFLILNVQLVDMGVYSCTAENPAGIIRANASVVVLESQQASRSITNLEIAIGKASVLECKVTATPKPVILWLKDGEPIGLTERHFVTGEGQLLVIVDTEMTDAGLYECRFENDFTTESGPTRLIVVDGPEDMHGSVLGDVSTSYGSGIQEEVQLHAKIFNSWMTIVIALILCVLLTSLIWMICMYRMQKRIRGTVGGCPGETELDLATGMEINQPNLIVRSGVGTSTTPAGYFEYLIPMVRSNEVTSNVDDDGESADGGTIGRDHAGFYTAVSKTNVRSTELDSDDLDDDLSSKDSGTGGDCASATGSTNAAHRGSQEDLKCLLNSLNRKHTSDQELHHHKPYQLSRRSDALILSSPQNSHDPDDDPRLEPPPPIPPVNATNAVLIVEAAAHKPTADPIPRDDRIPTHAALIATRMPNSQTFPVFMQPTSSVTEATLRTSSLEASADPVLPPKKMQPAPQQQIQVNQLYQLLLENPRLMEKPAKYRTKSMDQCPDKEVRPTSASSGIGTGSSNGSTMNGEFPSEQRQLSSRVVSNDTRRKVNR, from the exons atgctccGATTAATTGCCACCATCCTTGCCGTTGGCATTTGCCTGTCCccgttcggtggtggtgcgttTGTCACGGGCGACGGCGAGGATGACACCAACTTTTGCAACTTTGGTCAGAGACATTGCCCCTGCCTGGGAAATGCCATCGATTGCTCGAAGAAGAACCTGAAGACGCTGTTCCCGATGCCGCGCTGGGTGGATAATCT cgATCTGGCGTCCAACCATTTGAGCCACGAAACAATTTCGGCGCAATTGGCTGACCTTCGCAAGCTGCAAGAGTT GAACTTAAACAACAATCGATTGCAACGTTTGCCGGTTTTGAGGGGCGTTAGAAACCTCACCAAGCTGTTTGTGAGCAACAATGAAATCGAAACTATCGATATGGAAGCGTTGGCGgggctgccatcgttgaaGTTTCTCGATCTATCGCGCAACGCAATACAGGAGGTTCAGTATAGCTCATTTCCGGTGAAAAACAATCTACAGTATTTGAACTTGAACTTCAATAAATTGAGTACCCTCACGAAAGGTACATTTGATAGATTGCAATCGCTGAAACGGCT GGAAATTAGCAGCAATGGTTTGGAGGAAGTGCAAAGTCTAACCTTCCAGAACTTGAATCAACTGAAAAGCCTGAAGCTCAATAACAATCGCATTCCAGCGTTGATGGCTGGCGTATTTCATGGGCTGCTAGCGATAGCGATCCTTGAgttgaacaacaacagcattaCTACCATACGGAAGGGCGGATTCTTTAATCTGACCAGCCTCACCAATCTCGGTTTGGCCCACAATCGGATACTCGAAATCGAACAGTCTGGATGGGAATTTACGCCGAAGCTGATCAGTTTGGATCTCGCATACAACCAGCTGGAGTCACTCGATCGTTACACTTTTGAAGAATTATCCGTCCTGCAAACGCTAAATTTGCAAGGAAATCGCATATCTGCGATTGGAGAAGGCACGTTTAATGAAACGCGATCGCTAAAAACGCTTTATCTGAACGGTAATCGTATCTCGTGGACGATCGAGGATATGCGCGGACCGTTTCTGGGTTTAAGCGAACTGGAGCGGTTGTATTTGAACGCGAATGAGATAAAATCCGTCAGTAGAAATGCATTTCTGGGGCTGAATTCACTGACGTTGTTGGAGATGAGCCAAAATAACATTTCATCGATACAGATCAATGCGTTCAAGGATACACCACGGTTAAAG AACTTAATTATGAACTCGACTAATTTAATATGCGACTGTAAGCTAGAGTGGTTTTACCACTGGATTAAGGATAGGAAGGAGGTGTTTCAAATCGATGCCGAATGTATCTACCCGATTTGGTTGCGGAATCGATTAATCCGTGATCTTCATCCATCGAACTTCTCTTGCT ATGATTCCCCTAAACCTCATCTTATCGATGAACCGAAATCTCAGCTCGGTATCCGCGGCACTAACGTATCACTTGTGTGCACAGCCACATCGATCGCAGCTGATCCTATGACATTCAAGTGGAAGCAGGACAACTTGGAGCTTCCAGCCGAACAGTATACGATCCATCAGATAAATAACGAAAACGGTACGATTGGTACAACGGAGTTGATTATACCAAACATCCAGCAATCTGGCGCCGGAAAATACCAATGTATAATAACCAATAGCTTCGGTGTGGTGTACTCTCCCAAAGTGAAGATAACCGTTGGAACGTATCCCAGGTTTCGCAAGACCCCATCGGATATAAGCGTTGATCCGGGTAAGGTGGCTCGGTTAGACTGTGCAGCAATGGGTGAACCTAAACCGCAGATATCGTGGGAAAAAGATGGTGGCAATGATTTCCCAGCTGCTAAGGAACGACGGATGCACGTCATACCGAATGAGGGCGCTTTTCTAATCCTAAATGTTCAACTTGTCGACATGGGAGTGTACAGCTGCACGGCCGAAAATCCGGCTGGAATTATTCGTGCCAACGCTTCAGTTGTAGTGCTAGAGAGCCAGCAAGCTAGTCGATCGATAACAAACCTGGAAATTGCAATCGGTAAAGCCAGTGTGCTGGAATGCAAGGTAACTGCTACGCCAAAACCAGTTATACTTTGGTTGAAGGATGGAGAGCCAATAGGATTGACGGAGCGTCATTTCGTTACGGGTGAGGGTCAATTGCTTGTTATTGTCGATACGGAGATGACCGATGCTGGATTGTATGAATGTCGTTTCGAGAACGATTTTACTACTGAGAGTGGTCCGACTCGACTCATCGTCGTTGATGGCCCGGAAGATATGCATGGGTCTGTTTTGGGCGATGTAAGTACTTCGTATGGATCGGGCATTCAGGAAGAAGTGCAGTTGCACGCCAAAATATTCAACTCTTGGATGACTATCGTGATCGCACTTATACTTTGTGTGCTGCTAACATCGTTGATTTGGATGATTTGTATGTATCGTATGCAAAAACGGATACGAGGTACTGTAGGTGGATGTCCGGGAGAAACAGAACTGGATCTTGCGACCGGGATGGAGATAAATCAACCAAATTTAATTGTGCGTAGCGGTGTCGGCACCTCTACCACGCCTGCTGGCTACTTCGAATATTTAATACCGATGGTACGCAGTAACGAGGTAACGAGCAACGTAGATGATGACGGTGAGAGTGCTGATGGTGGTACCATTGGGCGTGATCATGCCGGTTTCTACACCGCAGTTTCAAAAACGAATGTTCGCTCAACGGAGCTCGATTCGGACGATCTAGATGATGATCTCTCATCAAAGGATTCTGGAACCGGTGGTGATTGTGCATCTGCTACTGGCTCGACAAATGCTGCACATCGTGGCAGTCAGGAAGATTTGAAGTGTTTACTGAATTCGCTCAATCGAAAACATACCAGTGATCAGGAACTTCATCACCATAAACCGTATCAGTTGTCGAGGCGATCAGATGCTCTCATTTTATCATCACCCCAAAATTCGCATGATCCTGATGACGATCCACGTCTGGAACCTCCTCCACCAATACCACCAGTAAATGCAACTAATGCCGTACTGATCGTTGAAGCTGCTGCTCATAAACCGACCGCTGATCCGATACCGAGAGACGATCGAATTCCGACCCATGCTGCTCTCATAGCAACTCGTATGCCAAATTCACAAACCTTTCCAGTGTTTATGCAACCTACGAGCTCAGTGACAGAAGCGACGTTACGGACGTCCTCATTGGAAGCTTCTGCAGATCCAGTCCTACCGCCGAAGAAGATGCAGCCTGCTCCGCAACAGCAGATACAAGTCAATCAGCTGTATCAACTTCTGCTGGAAAACCCCCGATTAATGGAAAAACCGGCCAAATATAGAACCAAATCGATGGACCAATGCCCTGACAAGGAGGTACGTCCCACTTCTGCGAGCAGTGGCATCGGTACGGGGAGCAGCAATGGAAGTACGATGAATGGTGAGTTTCCCAGTGAGCAACGACAGCTATCGTCGAGGGTGGTCAGCAACGACACTAGGCGAAAAGTGAACAGGTAG